From the Pseudomonas sp. SORT22 genome, one window contains:
- a CDS encoding peptidoglycan DD-metalloendopeptidase family protein: MGHTNIRQRKDPSSFKLLLIALAVGTLVTGCSSTSSNSVRVVDRNNAAPKRPVVTTGQYLVRPGDTLFSIAFRYGWDYKALAARNGIAAPYTIRPGQAIRFDGRSSGPAPVVGTTVVTSSPSSSSKTTIIKRPLDSSGKPITPPPTTTPASTPNTVPVAPVATTTAPVQVPPAGRSTAGWAWPANGVLIGKFASNGSLNKGIDIAGDLGQPVFAASDGSVVYAGSGLRGYGELVIIKHNDTYVSAYGHNRRLLVREGQQVKVGQTIAEMGSTGTDRVKLHFEIRRQGKPVDPLQFLPRR; this comes from the coding sequence GTGGGTCACACAAACATTCGGCAGCGCAAGGATCCATCGAGCTTCAAGCTTCTGCTGATTGCACTGGCCGTGGGTACGCTGGTGACGGGGTGCTCGAGCACGTCTTCCAACAGCGTCCGGGTGGTCGATCGCAACAACGCCGCGCCCAAACGCCCTGTGGTCACCACCGGTCAATACCTGGTGCGCCCCGGCGACACGCTGTTCTCCATCGCCTTTCGCTATGGCTGGGACTACAAGGCCCTGGCCGCGCGCAACGGTATCGCTGCGCCGTATACCATTCGTCCGGGCCAGGCGATCCGTTTCGATGGTCGCTCCAGTGGCCCGGCGCCAGTTGTCGGCACCACCGTGGTCACCAGCTCGCCATCTTCTTCAAGCAAGACCACCATCATCAAGCGTCCCCTGGACAGCTCCGGCAAACCAATAACGCCGCCGCCCACCACCACGCCTGCAAGCACGCCAAACACCGTGCCGGTTGCCCCGGTGGCGACTACCACAGCACCCGTGCAAGTGCCCCCCGCAGGGCGCTCCACGGCCGGCTGGGCCTGGCCGGCCAACGGCGTGCTGATTGGAAAATTTGCTTCAAACGGTAGTTTGAATAAAGGCATTGATATCGCCGGTGATTTGGGACAGCCTGTTTTTGCTGCATCTGATGGTTCAGTTGTCTACGCCGGGAGTGGCTTGCGGGGCTACGGCGAGTTGGTAATCATCAAGCACAACGATACCTACGTCAGTGCCTACGGCCACAACCGCAGGCTTTTGGTTCGGGAGGGACAGCAGGTCAAGGTAGGGCAGACAATTGCCGAAATGGGGTCCACGGGCACAGACCGGGTGAAGCTTCATTTTGAAATTCGCCGCCAGGGCAAACCTGTCGATCCGCTGCAATTCCTGCCACGTCGTTGA
- a CDS encoding protein-L-isoaspartate(D-aspartate) O-methyltransferase produces MREQDDLMRHGIGFTSERTRERLIKRLIEEGVSNPKVIEVLRRTPRHLFVDEALAHRAYEDTALPIGNNQTISQPFMVAHMSELLLEAGPLDKVLEIGTGSGYQTAILAQLVERVFSVERIKVLQDRAKERLIELNLRNVVFRWGDGCEGWPALAPYNGIIVTAVAPEVPQALLDQLAPGGRMVIPVGPAGETQQLMLIVREEHGFSRRVLGAVRFVPLLTGPLA; encoded by the coding sequence ATGCGCGAACAGGATGATCTGATGCGCCACGGTATCGGTTTTACCTCTGAGCGAACCCGCGAACGGCTGATCAAGCGCCTGATCGAGGAAGGGGTCTCGAACCCCAAGGTGATCGAGGTACTGCGCCGCACGCCTCGACACCTGTTCGTCGATGAAGCCCTGGCCCACCGTGCCTACGAAGACACGGCGTTGCCAATCGGCAACAACCAGACCATCTCCCAGCCGTTCATGGTCGCGCACATGAGCGAGCTGTTGCTCGAAGCCGGCCCCCTGGACAAGGTGCTGGAGATCGGCACCGGTTCCGGCTACCAGACCGCAATTCTTGCGCAACTGGTCGAACGGGTGTTTTCCGTCGAGCGTATCAAGGTCCTGCAGGATCGCGCCAAGGAACGCCTGATCGAGCTGAACCTGCGCAACGTGGTGTTCCGTTGGGGCGATGGTTGCGAAGGCTGGCCGGCACTTGCGCCTTACAACGGCATCATCGTCACCGCGGTCGCGCCCGAGGTGCCTCAGGCCCTGCTCGACCAGCTCGCCCCGGGCGGGCGCATGGTCATACCGGTGGGGCCGGCCGGTGAAACCCAGCAGTTGATGCTGATCGTGCGCGAAGAACACGGCTTCTCGCGACGGGTGCTGGGCGCCGTGCGTTTTGTGCCGTTGCTCACCGGGCCACTGGCCTGA
- the surE gene encoding 5'/3'-nucleotidase SurE, producing MRILISNDDGVTAPGLAALHAALADYAECVVIAPDQDKSGASSSLTLDRPLCPQTLANGFISLNGTPTDCVHLGLNGLLPTAPDMVVSGINLGANLGDDVLYSGTVAAALEGRFLGGTSFAFSLLSRLPDNLPTAAYFARKLVEAHASLELPPRTVLNVNIPNLPLEHIRGIQLTRLGHRARAAAPTKVVNPRGKEGYWIAVAGDAEDGGPGTDFHAVMQGYVSITPLQLDRTFNDAFERLDGWLEGLL from the coding sequence ATGCGTATTCTGATTTCGAACGACGACGGGGTTACCGCACCCGGTCTCGCCGCGCTGCATGCTGCGCTGGCGGATTATGCCGAATGTGTGGTGATCGCCCCGGACCAGGACAAAAGCGGCGCCAGCAGTTCGCTGACGCTCGACCGGCCGCTGTGCCCGCAAACCCTGGCCAATGGTTTTATCAGCCTCAACGGCACGCCGACCGATTGCGTCCACCTGGGCCTCAACGGCCTGCTGCCGACCGCTCCGGACATGGTGGTGTCGGGGATCAACCTGGGCGCCAACCTTGGCGATGATGTGCTGTATTCCGGCACCGTGGCTGCTGCGCTTGAGGGCCGTTTTCTCGGCGGTACCTCGTTTGCCTTCTCGTTGCTCTCGCGCCTGCCCGACAACCTGCCGACGGCTGCCTACTTCGCCCGCAAGCTGGTCGAGGCTCATGCCAGCCTCGAGCTGCCGCCTCGTACGGTGCTCAACGTCAATATCCCCAACCTGCCGCTGGAACACATCCGCGGCATCCAGTTGACCCGCCTGGGCCATCGCGCCCGCGCTGCGGCACCGACCAAGGTGGTCAATCCGCGGGGCAAGGAAGGCTACTGGATCGCCGTGGCCGGCGATGCCGAGGATGGCGGCCCGGGGACCGATTTCCACGCGGTGATGCAGGGCTATGTCTCGATCACTCCGCTGCAGCTCGACCGGACCTTCAATGATGCCTTCGAGCGCCTCGACGGCTGGCTGGAGGGCTTACTCTGA
- the truD gene encoding tRNA pseudouridine(13) synthase TruD, translating into MSELELLGPRAAGQALGSAILKASAEDFQVDEVLDIPLSGSGEHLWLWVEKRDLNTEEAARRLARAAGVPLRSISYAGLKDRQALTRQWFSLHLPGKADPDLSAAENHTLSILKQTRHSRKLQRGAHSANGFTLRLTGLKAERAALDARLEQIRSQGVPNYFGTQRFGHDGGNVHDAREWANRQALPEQRNVRSRLLSSARSYLFNQVLAARVADGSWQQAQVGDLLAFTDSRSFFPAGEAECSDPRLAILDLHPTGPLWGEGQSGASGAAGELEQRIGEQHGALCQWLARAGMSHERRILRLPISGLTWHYPEPDILQLEFVLPAGCFATVVVRELVDLVPAGQTDSPCVF; encoded by the coding sequence ATGAGCGAACTCGAACTGCTCGGCCCGCGTGCTGCGGGCCAAGCGCTGGGCAGCGCAATTCTCAAGGCCAGCGCCGAAGACTTCCAGGTCGATGAAGTACTCGACATTCCCCTCAGCGGCAGCGGTGAACACCTGTGGCTGTGGGTCGAAAAACGTGACCTCAACACCGAAGAGGCTGCCCGTCGCCTGGCCCGCGCCGCCGGCGTGCCGCTGCGCAGCATCAGCTACGCCGGCCTCAAGGACCGCCAGGCGCTGACCCGCCAGTGGTTCAGCCTGCACCTGCCGGGCAAGGCCGACCCGGACCTGAGCGCCGCCGAAAACCACACCTTGAGCATCCTCAAGCAGACCCGCCACTCACGCAAGCTGCAGCGCGGCGCGCATTCAGCCAACGGCTTCACCTTGCGCCTCACTGGCCTCAAGGCTGAACGTGCGGCGCTGGATGCACGGCTTGAGCAAATCCGTAGCCAGGGCGTGCCTAACTACTTTGGCACCCAGCGCTTTGGTCACGACGGCGGCAATGTCCACGACGCCCGTGAGTGGGCCAACCGCCAGGCCTTGCCTGAGCAGCGCAACGTTCGTTCGCGGCTGCTCTCCAGCGCCCGCAGCTACCTGTTCAACCAGGTACTGGCCGCACGTGTCGCCGACGGCAGTTGGCAGCAGGCACAGGTCGGTGACCTGCTGGCGTTTACCGACAGCCGCAGCTTTTTTCCGGCGGGTGAGGCTGAATGTTCCGACCCGCGCCTGGCAATTCTCGACCTGCACCCCACCGGCCCGCTATGGGGCGAGGGGCAGTCCGGCGCCAGCGGCGCGGCTGGTGAACTCGAGCAACGTATCGGTGAACAGCATGGCGCCTTGTGCCAATGGCTGGCGCGGGCGGGCATGAGTCACGAACGACGCATTCTGCGACTGCCCATTAGCGGGCTGACGTGGCATTATCCCGAGCCTGATATCCTGCAACTGGAATTCGTCCTTCCGGCCGGATGCTTCGCCACCGTGGTGGTGCGCGAGCTTGTTGATCTGGTGCCGGCAGGGCAGACGGACAGCCCATGCGTATTCTGA
- the ispF gene encoding 2-C-methyl-D-erythritol 2,4-cyclodiphosphate synthase, giving the protein MRIGHGYDVHRFAEGDFITLGGVRIAHKFGLLAHSDGDVVLHALSDALLGAAALGDIGKHFPDTDPQFKGADSRVLLRHVVQIVQAKGWKVGNIDATIVAQAPKMAPHIDTMRQLIAQDLQVELDQVNVKATTTEKLGFTGREEGIAVHAVALLLPA; this is encoded by the coding sequence ATGCGTATTGGCCACGGCTACGATGTGCACCGCTTCGCGGAAGGCGATTTCATCACCTTGGGTGGGGTGCGCATTGCGCACAAGTTCGGGCTGCTGGCCCATTCCGATGGCGACGTCGTCTTGCATGCCCTGAGCGATGCCCTGCTTGGCGCTGCGGCGCTGGGCGATATCGGCAAGCATTTCCCCGACACCGATCCGCAGTTCAAGGGCGCCGACAGTCGCGTGCTGCTGCGCCATGTGGTGCAGATCGTTCAGGCCAAGGGCTGGAAGGTCGGTAACATCGACGCCACCATCGTTGCCCAGGCACCGAAGATGGCCCCGCATATCGACACCATGCGCCAGTTGATCGCCCAGGACCTGCAGGTCGAGCTGGATCAGGTCAACGTCAAGGCCACCACCACCGAAAAGCTTGGTTTTACCGGGCGTGAGGAAGGCATCGCGGTTCACGCCGTTGCCCTGTTGCTGCCGGCATGA
- the fghA gene encoding S-formylglutathione hydrolase — protein sequence MSLENISCQKSFGGWHKRYRHRSQVLGCDMVFAVYLPPQAEQGGKLPVLYWLSGLTCTDENFMQKAGAHKLAAELGLIIVAPDTSPRGPQVPADPDGAWDFGLGAGFYLNATEQPWAQHYRMHDYVVEELPALVEAHFPASSQRGISGHSMGGHGALVCALRNPGRYRSVSAFAPISNPMDCPWGQKAFSRYLGEDRARWREWDASVLLAEAGERLPLLVDQGDRDDFLDNQLKPQVLEQAARAAGHPLTLRLQPGYDHSYYFIASFIDDHLRHHAAALIGPGN from the coding sequence ATGAGCCTGGAAAACATCTCTTGCCAGAAGAGCTTCGGCGGCTGGCATAAACGCTACCGCCATCGCTCCCAGGTGCTCGGCTGCGACATGGTGTTTGCCGTGTACCTGCCGCCGCAGGCCGAGCAGGGCGGCAAGCTGCCGGTCCTGTACTGGTTGAGCGGCCTGACCTGCACCGACGAGAATTTCATGCAAAAGGCCGGTGCGCACAAGCTGGCTGCCGAGCTTGGCTTGATCATCGTCGCCCCCGACACCAGCCCGCGCGGGCCGCAGGTGCCGGCTGATCCTGATGGCGCCTGGGATTTTGGCCTGGGGGCCGGGTTCTACCTCAACGCCACCGAGCAGCCGTGGGCCCAGCACTACCGCATGCACGACTATGTGGTGGAGGAATTGCCGGCATTGGTCGAGGCGCATTTCCCGGCCTCAAGTCAGCGCGGTATCAGCGGTCATTCCATGGGCGGCCATGGCGCGCTGGTGTGCGCTTTGCGCAACCCGGGGCGTTACCGTTCGGTGTCGGCGTTCGCGCCGATCAGCAACCCGATGGATTGCCCGTGGGGGCAGAAGGCCTTCAGTCGCTACCTGGGTGAGGACCGGGCGCGCTGGCGCGAGTGGGATGCCAGCGTGTTGCTCGCCGAGGCTGGCGAGCGCTTGCCGCTGCTGGTCGACCAGGGCGATCGCGATGATTTTCTCGACAACCAGCTCAAGCCGCAGGTGCTCGAGCAGGCGGCCAGGGCGGCGGGTCATCCGCTGACCTTGCGCCTGCAACCGGGCTATGACCACAGCTACTACTTCATTGCCAGCTTCATCGATGACCACTTGCGGCATCATGCCGCAGCGCTGATAGGCCCGGGTAACTGA
- a CDS encoding S-(hydroxymethyl)glutathione dehydrogenase/class III alcohol dehydrogenase encodes MIKSRAAVAFEAKKPLEIVEVDVAMPKAGEVLLRVVASGVCHTDAYTLSGADPEGIFPSILGHEGGAIVEAIGEGVTSVAVGDHVIPLYTPECGQCKFCRSGKTNLCQAIRATQGKGLMPDGSTRFSYKGQQLFHYMGTSTFSEYTVLPEISVAKIQKEAPLEKVCLLGCGVTTGIGAVLNTAKVKPGDTVAIFGLGGIGLSAIIGAVKAKASRIIAVDINPSKFEIAKQLGATDCVNPKDYDRPIQEVIVDLTDGGVDFSFECVGNVQLMRAALECCHKGWGESVIIGVAGAGQEISTRPFQLVTGRVWRGSAFGGVRGRSELPSYVEMSEKGEIPLDTFITHTMGLEDINKAFDLMHEGKSIRSVIHF; translated from the coding sequence ATGATCAAGTCCCGTGCCGCCGTTGCCTTCGAGGCCAAGAAACCGCTGGAGATCGTCGAAGTCGACGTGGCCATGCCCAAGGCCGGCGAGGTGCTGCTGCGCGTGGTCGCCAGCGGCGTCTGCCATACCGATGCCTACACCCTGTCGGGCGCCGACCCGGAAGGCATCTTCCCGTCGATCCTCGGCCACGAGGGCGGCGCCATCGTCGAAGCCATCGGTGAGGGCGTGACCTCGGTTGCCGTTGGCGATCATGTGATCCCGCTGTACACCCCCGAGTGCGGCCAGTGCAAATTCTGCCGCTCCGGCAAGACCAACCTGTGCCAGGCCATCCGCGCCACCCAGGGCAAGGGCCTGATGCCCGACGGCAGCACGCGCTTCTCCTACAAGGGCCAGCAGTTGTTCCACTACATGGGCACCTCGACTTTTTCCGAGTACACCGTGCTGCCGGAAATCTCCGTGGCCAAGATCCAGAAAGAAGCCCCGCTGGAGAAGGTCTGCCTGCTCGGTTGCGGCGTAACCACCGGTATCGGCGCGGTGCTCAACACCGCCAAGGTCAAGCCGGGCGATACCGTGGCCATCTTCGGCCTGGGCGGCATTGGCCTGTCGGCGATCATCGGTGCGGTGAAGGCCAAGGCTTCGCGGATCATTGCCGTGGACATCAACCCGAGTAAGTTCGAGATCGCCAAACAGCTGGGTGCCACCGACTGCGTCAACCCGAAAGACTACGACCGTCCGATCCAGGAAGTGATCGTCGATCTCACCGATGGTGGCGTCGACTTCTCGTTCGAGTGCGTGGGTAACGTGCAACTGATGCGTGCGGCGCTGGAATGCTGTCACAAGGGCTGGGGCGAGTCGGTGATCATCGGCGTTGCCGGTGCCGGCCAGGAAATTTCCACCCGTCCGTTCCAGCTGGTGACTGGCCGGGTCTGGCGCGGTTCGGCCTTCGGTGGCGTGCGTGGCCGCAGCGAGCTGCCAAGCTACGTGGAAATGTCGGAAAAAGGCGAAATCCCGTTGGATACCTTCATCACCCACACCATGGGCCTGGAAGACATCAACAAGGCATTCGACCTGATGCACGAAGGCAAGAGCATTCGCAGCGTCATCCACTTCTGA
- a CDS encoding LysR substrate-binding domain-containing protein, which translates to MSNLWEGIDEFVAVAEAGQFTAAAERLGVSSSHVSRQIARLEERLQTRLLYRSTRRVTLSEAGQTFLQHCQRLQDGREEALRAMGDLTSEPKGLLRMTCAVAYGERFIVPLVTRFMAAYPQLRVDIELSNRPLDLVHEGMDLAIRLGRLQDSRLVATRLAPRRMYLCASPAYLERYGRPHSLSELARHNCLIGSSDNWALQLDGREIGQRVQGNWRCNSGQAVLDAALQGMGLCQLPDYYVLEHLKTGALVSLLEAHQPPNTAVWALYPQQRHLSPKVRKLVDYLREGLAGLPEYRGA; encoded by the coding sequence ATGAGCAATCTGTGGGAGGGTATCGACGAATTCGTGGCCGTCGCCGAAGCCGGGCAGTTCACCGCCGCCGCCGAACGCCTCGGGGTGTCGTCGTCCCACGTCAGCCGGCAGATCGCCCGCCTGGAAGAACGCCTGCAAACCCGCTTGCTGTACCGCAGCACCCGGCGGGTGACCCTGAGCGAAGCCGGGCAGACCTTCCTGCAGCATTGCCAACGCCTGCAGGACGGCCGCGAAGAAGCCCTGCGCGCCATGGGCGACCTGACCAGCGAGCCCAAAGGGCTGCTGCGCATGACTTGCGCCGTGGCCTACGGTGAGCGCTTCATCGTGCCGCTGGTGACGCGCTTCATGGCCGCCTATCCGCAACTACGGGTGGACATCGAACTGAGCAACCGCCCGCTGGACCTGGTGCATGAGGGCATGGACCTGGCCATTCGCCTGGGCCGTTTGCAGGACTCGCGGCTGGTGGCCACGCGCCTGGCGCCGCGGCGCATGTACCTGTGCGCGTCACCTGCGTATCTGGAACGCTACGGCCGCCCGCACAGCCTGTCGGAGCTGGCGCGGCACAACTGCCTGATCGGCAGCTCCGACAACTGGGCGCTGCAACTGGACGGGCGGGAGATCGGCCAGCGGGTTCAGGGCAACTGGCGCTGCAACAGCGGCCAGGCAGTGCTGGACGCGGCGCTGCAAGGGATGGGCTTGTGCCAGTTGCCGGACTACTACGTGCTTGAACACCTCAAAACCGGCGCGCTGGTGTCACTGCTGGAAGCGCATCAACCGCCCAATACCGCGGTGTGGGCGCTGTATCCGCAGCAGCGGCATCTGTCGCCGAAAGTGCGCAAGCTGGTGGACTATTTGCGTGAGGGGTTGGCGGGGTTGCCTGAGTATCGAGGTGCCTGA
- the ispD gene encoding 2-C-methyl-D-erythritol 4-phosphate cytidylyltransferase: MNPTLPAFWAVIPAAGVGARMAADRPKQYLQLGGQTILEHSLDCFLDHPCVKGVVVSVAADDPYWPGLRCASDPRIQRAEGGQERADSVLNALLLLHAQGAADSDWVLVHDAARPNLARSDLDRLLAELADDPVGGLLAVPARDTLKRADAHGRVSSTIDRSTVWQAYTPQMFRLGALHRALADSLVADVAITDESSAIEWAGQAPRLIEGRSDNIKVTRPEDLEWLRQRWAKRG; the protein is encoded by the coding sequence ATGAACCCGACCTTGCCGGCCTTCTGGGCCGTGATTCCCGCCGCGGGTGTTGGTGCCCGCATGGCTGCCGACCGTCCCAAACAGTACCTGCAGTTGGGCGGGCAGACCATTCTCGAGCATAGCCTCGACTGTTTTCTTGACCATCCCTGCGTCAAAGGGGTGGTGGTCAGCGTTGCCGCTGACGATCCCTACTGGCCCGGTTTGCGTTGCGCCAGCGATCCACGCATCCAGCGTGCCGAAGGCGGCCAGGAACGTGCCGATTCGGTGCTCAATGCCTTGTTGCTGCTGCACGCCCAGGGCGCGGCGGACAGCGACTGGGTGCTGGTGCACGACGCCGCGCGGCCGAACCTGGCCCGCAGCGACCTCGACCGCTTGCTCGCAGAGCTTGCCGATGACCCGGTGGGTGGACTGCTGGCGGTGCCGGCGCGCGATACCCTCAAGCGCGCCGATGCCCACGGCCGGGTCAGCAGCACAATCGACCGCAGTACCGTGTGGCAGGCCTACACGCCACAGATGTTCCGCCTCGGTGCCTTGCACCGGGCCCTGGCCGACAGCCTGGTGGCCGACGTGGCGATTACCGACGAGTCATCGGCCATCGAATGGGCCGGGCAGGCGCCGCGCCTGATCGAAGGGCGCAGCGACAACATCAAGGTCACCCGCCCCGAAGACCTCGAGTGGCTGCGCCAGCGCTGGGCCAAGCGCGGTTGA
- the ftsB gene encoding cell division protein FtsB produces MRSPYWLFLVLLLLLGGLQYRLWVGNGSLAQVTELKQQIADQHAENERLLERNRVLDAEVLELKKGMETVEERARHELGMVKEGETLYQLAQ; encoded by the coding sequence ATGCGCAGTCCTTATTGGTTGTTCCTCGTCTTGCTCCTGCTGCTCGGTGGCCTGCAGTATCGTCTGTGGGTGGGCAATGGCAGCCTGGCCCAGGTCACCGAACTCAAGCAACAGATCGCTGACCAGCACGCTGAAAACGAGCGTTTGCTGGAGCGTAACCGTGTGCTTGATGCCGAGGTACTGGAGTTGAAGAAAGGTATGGAAACCGTCGAAGAACGGGCTCGCCACGAACTGGGTATGGTCAAGGAGGGCGAAACCCTCTACCAGCTTGCCCAATGA
- the eno gene encoding phosphopyruvate hydratase has translation MAKIVDIKGREVLDSRGNPTVEADVLLDNGIIGSACAPSGASTGSREALELRDGDKSRYMGKGVLKAVANINGPIRDLLLGKDPVDQKALDRAMIELDGTENKAKLGANAILAVSLAAAKAAAQDQDLPLYAHIANLNGTPGQYSMPVPMMNIINGGEHADNNVDIQEFMVQPVGAKTFSDALRMGTEIFHHLKAVLKARGLNTAVGDEGGFAPNLASNEDALSAIAEAIANAGYKLGTDVTLALDCAASEFYEDGKYNLSGEGKSFDAEGFADYLKGLTERFPIISIEDGLDESDWAGWKILTDKIGAKVQLVGDDLFVTNTKILKEGIDKSIANSILIKFNQIGSLTETLEAIQMAKAAGYTAVISHRSGETEDSTIADLAVGTAAGQIKTGSLCRSDRVSKYNQLLRIEEQLGSKAVYRGRAEFRG, from the coding sequence ATGGCAAAAATCGTCGACATCAAAGGTCGTGAAGTTCTCGATTCGCGTGGTAACCCTACCGTAGAAGCGGACGTGCTGCTCGACAACGGCATCATCGGCAGCGCCTGCGCGCCGTCCGGTGCTTCCACTGGCTCGCGCGAAGCGCTGGAGCTGCGTGATGGCGACAAGAGCCGTTACATGGGCAAGGGCGTACTCAAGGCAGTTGCCAACATCAACGGCCCGATCCGCGACCTGCTGCTGGGCAAGGACCCGGTTGACCAGAAAGCCCTCGACCGCGCCATGATCGAACTGGACGGTACCGAGAACAAGGCCAAGCTGGGCGCCAACGCCATCCTCGCCGTGTCCCTGGCTGCCGCCAAGGCCGCTGCCCAGGACCAGGACCTGCCGCTGTACGCGCACATCGCCAACCTCAACGGCACCCCAGGCCAGTACTCGATGCCGGTTCCGATGATGAACATCATCAACGGCGGCGAGCACGCCGACAACAACGTCGACATCCAGGAGTTCATGGTTCAGCCGGTTGGCGCCAAGACCTTCTCCGACGCGCTGCGCATGGGCACCGAGATTTTCCATCACCTCAAGGCTGTGCTGAAGGCCCGTGGCCTGAACACTGCTGTCGGTGACGAAGGTGGTTTCGCGCCTAACCTGGCATCCAACGAAGACGCGCTGTCGGCCATCGCCGAAGCCATCGCCAACGCCGGTTACAAGCTGGGCACCGACGTCACCCTGGCCCTGGACTGCGCGGCCAGCGAGTTCTACGAAGATGGCAAGTACAACCTGTCCGGCGAAGGCAAGTCGTTCGACGCCGAAGGTTTTGCCGACTACCTCAAAGGCTTGACCGAGCGCTTCCCGATCATCTCGATCGAAGACGGCCTGGACGAGTCCGACTGGGCTGGCTGGAAGATCCTCACCGACAAGATCGGCGCCAAGGTGCAACTGGTCGGTGACGACCTGTTCGTGACCAACACCAAGATCTTGAAAGAAGGCATCGACAAGAGCATCGCCAACTCGATCCTGATCAAGTTCAACCAGATCGGCTCGCTGACCGAAACCCTGGAAGCCATCCAGATGGCCAAGGCTGCCGGTTACACCGCAGTGATCTCGCACCGTTCGGGCGAAACCGAAGACTCGACCATTGCCGACCTGGCCGTGGGTACCGCTGCCGGCCAGATCAAGACCGGTTCGCTGTGCCGTTCCGACCGCGTCTCCAAGTACAACCAACTGCTGCGTATCGAAGAGCAACTGGGCAGCAAGGCTGTGTACCGTGGCCGTGCCGAGTTTCGCGGCTAA
- the kdsA gene encoding 3-deoxy-8-phosphooctulonate synthase, with protein sequence MTQKIIRVGNIEIANDKPFVLFGGMNVLESRDLAMKVCEEYVRVTEKLGIPYVFKASFDKANRSSINSYRGPGLEEGMKIFEEIKKTFNVPVITDVHEPEQAAAVAKVCDIIQLPAFLSRQTDLVVAMAKTGAVINIKKAQFLAPQEMKHILTKCEEAGNDQLILCERGSSFGYNNLVVDMLGFGIMKQFEYPVFFDVTHSLQMPGGRADSAGGRRAQVTDLAKAGLSQGLAGLFLEAHPDPDNAKCDGPCALRLDKLEPFLAQLKQLDDLVKSFPTVETA encoded by the coding sequence ATGACCCAGAAGATCATTCGCGTCGGTAACATCGAGATCGCCAACGACAAGCCGTTCGTCCTGTTCGGCGGCATGAACGTGCTGGAATCCCGTGACCTGGCCATGAAGGTCTGTGAAGAGTACGTGCGGGTTACCGAGAAACTCGGTATCCCTTACGTGTTCAAGGCCAGCTTCGACAAGGCTAACCGTTCGTCGATCAACTCCTACCGTGGCCCTGGCCTGGAAGAGGGGATGAAGATCTTCGAAGAGATCAAGAAGACCTTCAACGTGCCGGTCATCACCGACGTGCACGAGCCAGAACAGGCTGCTGCGGTGGCCAAGGTCTGCGACATCATCCAGTTGCCGGCCTTCCTCTCGCGCCAGACCGACCTGGTGGTGGCCATGGCCAAGACCGGCGCGGTGATCAACATCAAGAAAGCCCAGTTCCTCGCACCCCAGGAAATGAAACACATCCTGACCAAGTGCGAAGAGGCCGGTAACGATCAGTTGATCCTCTGCGAGCGTGGTTCGAGCTTCGGTTACAACAACCTGGTGGTGGACATGCTCGGCTTCGGCATCATGAAGCAGTTCGAGTACCCGGTGTTCTTCGACGTCACCCACTCCCTGCAGATGCCGGGTGGTCGCGCCGATTCCGCCGGTGGTCGCCGCGCCCAGGTCACCGACCTGGCCAAGGCAGGCCTGAGCCAGGGCCTGGCTGGCCTGTTCCTCGAGGCGCATCCGGATCCGGACAACGCCAAGTGTGACGGTCCTTGCGCCCTGCGCCTGGACAAACTGGAGCCTTTCCTGGCCCAGCTCAAGCAACTTGATGACCTGGTGAAGAGTTTTCCGACGGTAGAAACCGCGTAA